CTCCACTTTCCAAATTGTCGGCGGCTCTCTTATTTTCCACTGACCCGCCATGTCACGCTGACGCTGTCTTTTGCCAGCAAACACGCCCCAATGCCTCACCGCGCTGGCTCGTCACCGAAGTTCAGCTTAAGGATGGCCGTCTGGCTGATCCGGTATCCCGTCAGCGGCTGGATTATGAAAACCGACGATTTCTGCCCGGAACGCCTCAAACCATACAGGACCTGGGGTTCAGCCGTCGAACCCTCACCGATCTCATCACGGGGGCCATCCTCACCGAAGATTATTCCCAGGCCAAAGACACCGCGGGAATGCCGCTTTCAGTCCGGCGCTCCAGTCCGGACGGCATGGCGGAACAACTCATGGAATATGGCTATGAGACGCAAACTGTATCCGGAGAAATCCGTCGGATTTTGACACGTTCGGTCAACAGCAGTCAAAATGAATGGCATGGTGTTGACACGTATGATTACGACACCTCTGGACGGATCATCCGCAATCAGCAATGCGGTGGTCCGGCGACAGAACCCCATGAAACCTGCCGACAAACCGAAATCCGGTACACCGCGGAATCCGGTGTGGAATCACCCCGCTTCGGTTTGCCAGAGGAAATCCGGATCACTGGCGGAAATCTCCTGCTGGATGCCTGGCGCAGAGAATACAATTCAACAGGCGATCTGATTAAAACCCGACGGTTTTTCTGTGCGGACGCATCCTCTTGTGGTTGGAATCAGGGGGCCTGGCAAGACTGGTCCGGTGCCGGATATGACTCCGCTGGAATGCTGGTTTCCACACAGGACGCCACCGGACAAACCCTCCAGACCCTGACATGGGACGCCCGCTACCACGCGTTTCCGGTTTCCGGCACCAACGCTTTAGGGCACACCTGGTCCCGGAGTTATGACATCCATGGTCAATTGCTGGAAGAAACCACCCCCAATGGCCGCACCCGTCAATGGCATTATGATTCCTGGGGTAGCCCCACTGCGTCACAGGATGAAGCCGGTTATCTGACCACGATCGAATACCGCAATCAGGGCAATCCCAAAACGAGGCATCAGGAAATCAGACAATGGAAAAAAGCCGGAATATCACCCGATCAACCTACCGGCGCGTTTTTTTATCAGCGGATGTATCAGGATGGTTTGGGACAGGTGTTTCAGATCCGTAAAAAAGCTGAACCGGATGAACAGGGGCAGGCCAGAGATCTGGTGAGCAAGTTCAACCGTTCGTTTGATGCCGCCACCAAAACCTGGATGACACAACAGGATGAACCCTTTCTGGTGTCAGCCTCCCGCGCGCCATCCTCCGAAACAGCTTCTTATTCATGGATTCAACGGAGTGACACCCTGGGACGACCTGTGAAAGCGGGTTACGCTGACAACTGTGAAACCATCTATTCATGGACGGCCACAGGTGTAGAAACCGGCAATTCAGGAGATTATTTCTGTCGTCCGGGGCAGACACGTTACACTCTGGCGGGAATCGGACAAAACCGGATCACCGGTGTGGAGGATAAACAGGGAAACAAAACCGTTTATCAGTATGATCTGATGGATCGGTTGATCAGGGTGGTGCCTATGGGGCTGGAATCACAAGCCATCACTCTCGAATGGGATAGCTGGGGCCGCAAGCGGGCCATCCATGATCCAGCGGCCGGCACCATTCGTTGGACATGGAATCCGGATGGAACCCTCGCCAGCCAGACCGACGCGCCCGGTCATACCATCACCTTCCGTTATGACAAACTGGGCCGGATCATTGAGAAAACCCTTCCCGGCCCTAAAATCGTGACTTATGAATATGACCTGAATCCTGATGGAATCGGTCGCTTGAGCCGGATCACGGATGACTCCGGGAGCACCCTCTGGCGTTATGATGCCCGCGGTTCTGTGCTCAGCAAAACCGTAAGTATCAAGGGATTGGTCGGAAGCCAGACCCTCCGCACCACCAGGAACTATCTCAACCGTCCCGCGCAAGTCAGACTGCCGGACAAATCCATCGTCAAATATCTGTGGAATACGGGTGAAAAACTGAAGGAAATCCAGTTGGACGGCATCCCTTATGGACGCTTCGCCCAATATGATGACTACGCCCCCGGTGACAACGCTTCCCCCTATTCGATTCAAACCGGGGTTGGCATGGCCACCCCTGAAGCCACCCAAACAACAACGCAGGGAATCTGGTTGGGGCGTGTCACCTTCAGTTCTGTGCCGACCAGAGGCAAAAGATGGAGAACAATTTCATGGCAAACTTCCGGCGGCGACAATGATCCGTTTGTGACCAGCATTGCGGACACGGGTTTCAGCTACTATCATAACTGGAACGTGAGCTGGGATGAGTCCCGACATCTGACAGACATCAAATGGGGAGCGCAAAATGACGATGTGATTGTGCGTTACGGTTATGACAAACCGGGAAATGTACTCAACATTGAAACGCCCTACCATGTCCGAACCTTTGAACCCGACACGGAAAACTCCCAACGCCTGACCACCGGCCTGACCACCACTTACGTTACGGGAGAAACCCGGTTCCCCTTTTCCGCCCGGTATGATCAGGCAGGCAATCTGCTGGAAAAAACCATGGACGGAGAGCGTCATGAATACGCTTATGACAGTCAGAACCGGCTCATTGAGGTGAAGAAAAACGGCAAACTGGTTCAGACCAACCTGTACAATGACCTGGGCGAACGGGTACGCAAGGAAGTGTATGACCAGAATGGCGGCACCCTGACCGTGTTTTATCCGTTTCCGTCGTATGAAATCCGCCAACATTCGTTGAGCCGGGATCACGCGGTCATTCGCTATCTGCATCGGCATGGAGGCCTGAAACTGGCCGCTGTGGTCAACCACCGTGAAGGCAGAAAAATGAAATTGCCCGCCAAAAATCCGCCGGAACTGGTGTTTGGTCCGGAAGTCTATCCTGAAGCGCGAACCCTGTTTTATCATCATGACCCGCTGGGTTCCACCATCCAGGTGACAGACGAAGATAACGATCAGGTGGAAGGTTTTCTGTATTACCCGCATGGAGAAATGATGACCAATGGACAGGAAATGAACAATCAGGTCAACCATCTGTTTGCGGGACATGAATATGATCAGGAAACCGGCCTGTATTACATGAAAGCCAGGTTTTATGATCCGAAAACCGCCCGATTCCTGACTCCGGACACCATCATTCCCGATCCCTACCGTCCTTCGGCGTATCATCGCTACGCCTGGGTGGAAAATGATTTCCTCAACGCCACCGACCCCACCGGCCATTTCAAGGTACCCTCCTTCAGTGTCAATTTCGACAAACCCGACTGGGTCAAGGATTTACAGCATGGTGCCGATCAGACTCTGCAACAGACCTTCAGTGCTTTTGGTCAGGGAGTCAATCAGGGGTTGAATAATCTGGCCTATGGCGTCAACACTTTCGCTCACACCGCCAGCGCAGGAGTCGGGAACCTGGCCCAATCCTTCGGCATTCCGGCCAATCCGGTTGATGGACTCAATTCTCTCAGAAATCATGTCGTTGATGCTTTTCATGGCGGAATGCATGGGGTTCATGTCAGTGTGATTGGTTTGCACCGTAATTTTGAGCAGGTCGGCATGTGGGGAACTAGAAATCCTGAGTTAACCGCAACCATTGCGGGATTAGGGGGAGCGGCGGTATGCGGATCAATCACTTTTGATCCATCTATAGCAACAGCATGTGCAGGAGCTGCATATGGT
Above is a window of SAR324 cluster bacterium DNA encoding:
- a CDS encoding VCBS repeat-containing protein → MLPAESSCLSVCLSVCLWGVPVLRAEVNPDGSLSYQIPIEIPPGRIGMQPSLALNYHSQSGNGIAGVGWSLSGLPLIQRIPYDRGVNYDENDTFAGPTGRLVRISDTEYRDLHGNLARYEPRSGCPGGPCGWIVYQPGGIKMVFEPITHSPEGAALDWPLVRVEDAHGNFYTVEYLATANNGAWMPSQIKYTLGNNTSAYHQLRFEYESRPDPVSGYHGGIRFDMDQRLHAIVTGSVADDQRESIFRQYVLEYEESAMTGRGVLKKIHLTDQDGTEMDAAHAWYEFETHTGKNGFAHQRWNGTLPPGAFTGDFNGDGLTDLAEIKDGQTNIFWSNGAEGFVKHTTITGLSQQKMGSDADNMGLLTGDFNGDGRMDLAGMYQGGNAREAWKTFVYIELSNTDGISSVSQSPFTSQFWVAQTPGVIAQSGGERNDYHVLTGDFNGDGKTDIATLRRAANQMDGWKTGIRLELSTGSGFTPQVWNAALPGHMFNEGAPAQDYKLITGDFNGDGKTDIAAIARSPEQSGWHHQVYVELSTGGGFVSQGWTAGLPARIFEAGETIHDYQILPRDFNGDGLTDLAAVHVSTAESSPWYGNALLELSTGKGFVSRQWTASLPGHMRQGAGTTLDYRVIPVDLNQDGRTDLIAFSKALGDNGWKTNFYVERSSGNSFVSESWPATLPTLWSRCRSLNDAHVYLGDFNGDGALDITSNGCDSSSAATARMELGFSFRPDSMTRIREPLGAMNSFVWSPLSKLSAALLFSTDPPCHADAVFCQQTRPNASPRWLVTEVQLKDGRLADPVSRQRLDYENRRFLPGTPQTIQDLGFSRRTLTDLITGAILTEDYSQAKDTAGMPLSVRRSSPDGMAEQLMEYGYETQTVSGEIRRILTRSVNSSQNEWHGVDTYDYDTSGRIIRNQQCGGPATEPHETCRQTEIRYTAESGVESPRFGLPEEIRITGGNLLLDAWRREYNSTGDLIKTRRFFCADASSCGWNQGAWQDWSGAGYDSAGMLVSTQDATGQTLQTLTWDARYHAFPVSGTNALGHTWSRSYDIHGQLLEETTPNGRTRQWHYDSWGSPTASQDEAGYLTTIEYRNQGNPKTRHQEIRQWKKAGISPDQPTGAFFYQRMYQDGLGQVFQIRKKAEPDEQGQARDLVSKFNRSFDAATKTWMTQQDEPFLVSASRAPSSETASYSWIQRSDTLGRPVKAGYADNCETIYSWTATGVETGNSGDYFCRPGQTRYTLAGIGQNRITGVEDKQGNKTVYQYDLMDRLIRVVPMGLESQAITLEWDSWGRKRAIHDPAAGTIRWTWNPDGTLASQTDAPGHTITFRYDKLGRIIEKTLPGPKIVTYEYDLNPDGIGRLSRITDDSGSTLWRYDARGSVLSKTVSIKGLVGSQTLRTTRNYLNRPAQVRLPDKSIVKYLWNTGEKLKEIQLDGIPYGRFAQYDDYAPGDNASPYSIQTGVGMATPEATQTTTQGIWLGRVTFSSVPTRGKRWRTISWQTSGGDNDPFVTSIADTGFSYYHNWNVSWDESRHLTDIKWGAQNDDVIVRYGYDKPGNVLNIETPYHVRTFEPDTENSQRLTTGLTTTYVTGETRFPFSARYDQAGNLLEKTMDGERHEYAYDSQNRLIEVKKNGKLVQTNLYNDLGERVRKEVYDQNGGTLTVFYPFPSYEIRQHSLSRDHAVIRYLHRHGGLKLAAVVNHREGRKMKLPAKNPPELVFGPEVYPEARTLFYHHDPLGSTIQVTDEDNDQVEGFLYYPHGEMMTNGQEMNNQVNHLFAGHEYDQETGLYYMKARFYDPKTARFLTPDTIIPDPYRPSAYHRYAWVENDFLNATDPTGHFKVPSFSVNFDKPDWVKDLQHGADQTLQQTFSAFGQGVNQGLNNLAYGVNTFAHTASAGVGNLAQSFGIPANPVDGLNSLRNHVVDAFHGGMHGVHVSVIGLHRNFEQVGMWGTRNPELTATIAGLGGAAVCGSITFDPSIATACAGAAYGFVSAMYEDKGSEEILERTLIYGAIGYVGGSAIVGVIGTSQAPLALSGPYLVYTGVAWLINKPIEKFSRDAYLSPPDRISGNLLEIRRRRDSVVNILRSDRDRLWNLIVP